In Trichoderma atroviride chromosome 2, complete sequence, one DNA window encodes the following:
- a CDS encoding uncharacterized protein (TransMembrane:12 (i48-73o102-122i129-148o154-175i187-206o226-247i309-331o343-364i371-393o399-423i444-461o473-489i)), with the protein MAETNITKVAATHLEDTLGEGAIVDAKHASDEEHSQTLLEALKSNRKAVFWSMLISMSIIMEGYDTILMGNFFGYPEFAKKYGQDYGGSIGYQVSAPWQSGLNMGSTVGAIFGGILNGYLVSVLGYRHVMIGALFFMNAFIFIVFFASSAAVLLVGQILCGLAWGVFAVASPSYASEVCPTNLRGYLTTYVNLCWAIGQFIAAGVLEGLIHRQDQWAYRIPFAIQWIWPVPLMIVCFFAPESPWYLVRKDRVDDAKQSLRRLGGNKTEDQISGQLAMMVHTVNIEAAQAKESKSYVECFKGTDLRRTEICCVAFFGQILSGSSFAYSPSYFFTTAGMSADHAYQLNLGGTAIAFLGTVFSWFLITHFGRRTLYVSGQGILFTILFIIGIINAATSAKNAIWAEAALCILWLLVYALTVGPLAYAIVSETSSIRLRPLTVSLARTAYQIVNIVSQVLEPYFMNPTAWNASGKTGFFWGGTALLTFIWAYFRLPETKGRTYEELDILFARKISARKFASEKVDAYETHVVTEVAEKS; encoded by the exons ATGGCGGAAACAAACATCACAAAGGTGGCGGCTACCCACCTCGAGGATACACTTGGCGAAggcgccattgtcgatgCCAAGCATGCCTCTGACGAAGAGCATTCCCAAACTCTACTCGAGGCCCTCAAAAGCAATCGAAAGGCTGTCTTTTGGTCTATGCTTATCTCAATGAGTATCATTATGGAAGGCTACGATACAATCTTGATGGGCAATTTTTTCGGTTATCCTGAGTTTGCGAAGAAGTACGGCCAAGATTATGGAGGCTCGATTGGATACCAGGTCTCGGCGCCGTGGCAGTCTGGCTTGAATATGGGAAGTACCGTGGGTGCTATTTTCG GCGGCATCTTGAACGGCTATCTTGTGTCTGTGTTAGGCTACCGCCATGTTATGATCGGAGCCCTGTTTTTCATGAAcgctttcatcttcatcgtatTTTTCGCCAGTTCCGCTGCTGTATTGTTGGTAGGCCAAATCCTCTGTGGTCTAGCATGGGGTGTCTTTGCCGTCGCCAGTCCATCATATGCGTCAGAGGTTTGCCCTACAAACCTGCGAGGTTATCTTACGACGTATGTAAACTTGTGCTGGGCAATTGGTCAATTCATCGCAGCAGGCGTCCTTGAGGGCCTGATTCACCGTCAAGATCAGTGGGCTTATCGTATCCCGTTTGCGATTCAGTGGATCTGGCCCGTTCCTCTCATGATTGTCTGTTTCTTCGCGCCGGAAAGTCCATGGTATCTTGTACGAAAGGACCGCGTGGATGACGCGAAACAAAGTCTACGACGCCTAGGAGGAAATAAAACCGAAGACCAGATCAGTGGCCAGCTCGCCATGATGGTCCACACTGTCAATATTGAAGCAGCGCAAGCCAAGGAAAGCAAATCCTACGTGGAATGCTTCAAAGGCACCGATCTCCGCCGAACAGAGATTTGCTGCGTGGCCTTCTTTGGCCAGATTCTTTCTGGAAGCTCGTTTGCCTACTCACCTAGTTACTTTTTTACTACAGCCGGTATGAGCGCCGATCACGCGTATCAGCTGAATCTAGGAGGCACGGCCATTGCGTTTCTTGGAACAGTGTTTTCATGGTTTTTGATCACTCACTTTGGTCGGCGAACCCTATATGTTTCTGGTCAAGGCATACTATTTACTATCCTTTTCATTATCGGCATTATCAATGCTGCGACGTCGGCTAAGAACGCGATATGGGCAGAAGCTGCACTTTGCATTTTATGGCTCCTCGTATATGCTTTGACAGTAGGCCCATTGGCTTACGCGATTGTCTCGGAAACATCATCCATCAGATTGCGTCCGCTTACGGTTTCACTGGCTAGGACGGCATATCAGATCGTAAACATTGTGTCTCAG GTCCTTGAGCCTTATTTTATGAATCCTACCGCTTGGAATGCCTCTGGAAAGACAGGATTCTTTTGGGGTGGCACTGCTCTTCTCACCTTCATATGGGCTTATTTCAGATTGCCCGAAACCAAGGGACGTACATATGAAGAGCTTGACATTTTGTTTGCAAGAAAGATTTCGGCTCGCAAGTTTGCGTCAGAGAAGGTTGATGCATATGAGACGCACGTCGTGACTGAGGTGGCAGAAAAGAGCTAA
- a CDS encoding uncharacterized protein (EggNog:ENOG41) has protein sequence MAEKFTIYTSPESQWVGVMHLALVEKGLKQDVDYDVKEVSLSNGDNFAPDYIAINPNGTVPSLTAPSLSKPITESADILRWIDARGTKTLAPEDAARSKEIVDLVHSPSMSTNLILFQARDANEMTNKKNSFWNTFLEGRQSRLDKELAAQPSHPFYVSKTAENLSVTSLYRADVGPTHEDFYKMTDDMYRTLAAGLDKLDSLIALPYAAGSRVSEADYNAVPWLSHAMMGADTPVKDVQDFGPLERLVQKTVPDFKIGSKTREWWANIAKTKAFKEVFPALH, from the exons ATGGCGGAAAAG TTTACTATTTATACCTCCCCTGAATCCCAGTGGGTAGGCGTCATGCATTTGGCGCTGGTCGAGAAAGGTCTCAAGCAAGACGTAGATTACGATGTAAAGGAAGTCAGTCTTT CAAACGGCGACAACTTCGCTCCCGACTATATCGCAATCAACCCCAACGGGACGGTGCCTTCTCTCACTGCCCCTTCCCTCTCCAAGCCTATCACGGAAAGTGCCGACATCCTCCGATGGATCGATGCCAGAGGAACAAAGACTCTTGCACCTGAAGATGCAGCTCGATCAAAGGAGATAGTTGATCTCGTACACTCACCATCCATGAGCACCAACCTAATTCTATTCCAGGCACGAGATGCAAATGAGATGACGAACAAGAAAAACAGCTTCTGGAATACTTTTCTTGAAGGCCGTCAGTCACGTTTAGACAAAGAGCTCGCCGCACAGCCCAGCCACCCATTCTATGTTTCCAAGACGGCTGAAAATCTGTCTGTGACTTCACTGTATCGGGCTGATGTTGGGCCCACCCATGAGGATTTCTACAAGATGACGGACGACATGTATCGCACCCTGGCTGCAGGCCTTGACAAGCTCGACAGCTTGATTGCACTGCCATATGCGGCTGGTTCGCGGGTTAGTGAGGCAGACTACAATGCCGTTCCATGGCTCTCGCACGCCATGATGGGGGCCGATACACCAGTCAAAGACGTTCAAGACTTTGGACCCCTGGAACGCTTGGTTCAGAAAACGGTGCCCGATTTCAAGATTGGTTCGAAGACCAGAGAGTGGTGGGCAAATATcgcaaagacaaaggcgTTCAAGGAGGTGTTCCCTGCTTTGCACTAG
- a CDS encoding uncharacterized protein (CAZy:GH31), translating to MKFRDGMWLPIEGKRTEYAEDIYTATQRPDGRALSLLCPTKHVRSRGDTLNLPTVTLDIEAVFDGVISVETTHWSGAANKGPNFDLFPAGKPVDDAKISVSDKGTTISSGSLSATVHPDQHTFDIRFHATDGSKQLTSLLNRSIGFAYGPAPSSPLQLDDMRNFDHYIFTQTTLSVGETVHGLGERFGAFNKVGQSVSLWNADGGTSSDQAYKNISFWLSSRGYGVFIDTPDHVELEIGSERSCRVQTSVKGQRLKWYLIYGPSPKEVLYKYTILTGRAGRVPSWSFGLWLSTSFTTSYDEKTVSSFLEGMKSRDIPVEVFHYDCFWLKAFHWCDFVFDTEMFPDPKGMISRIKASGLVKKVCVWTNPYLGQASPVFKMAAEKGYLLKRKNGDVWQTDLWQAGMGLIDFTNPEATKWFTGCMEQLFNTGIDSIKTDFGERIPTGDVQWYDENVDPSKMHNYYSFIYNKIVYEALQKRYGENEAVLFARSSTAGSQRFPLQWGGDCESTPEAMAESLRGGVIPWPMWFFFLERGYRRLHGSNSYRVPWTIDNDDQGEQSSSKTLARWTALKARLMPYLYAQAMEAIAGGLPLSVRAMCLEFPDDPTSWYLDRQFMIGSKLLVAPIFEESGEVEFYLPEGRWTNFFTGEVKSGPRWVRETHDFDTLPFYVRENTVLVLGKEGERRTVYDYVKDVEVRLYHVNAGAKANLVDSDGNSKGTLEVDSNNDLVGQDLLQSGTNVLVISK from the exons atGAAGTTCCGAGATGGAATGTGGCTGCCCATTGAGGGCAAGAGGACAGAATATGCAGAGGATATTTACACTGCCACGCAGAGGCCAGACGGCCGAGCTTTGTCTTTGCTATGTCCCACGAAGCATGTCCGGTCAAGAGGTGATACCCTGAACTTACCCACTGTGACGCTG GATATTGAAGCTGTTTTCGATGGCGTGATTTCTGTTGAGACAACGCACTGGTCTGGAGCTGCCAATAAAGGTCCTAACTTTGATCTCTTTCCCGCCGGAAAGCCTGTAGATGATGCCAAGATATCTGTATCAGATAAAGGCACAACAATCTCGTCAGGTTCTCTCAGTGCCACTGTTCACCCTGACCAGCACACGTTTGACATCCGCTTTCATGCAACGGATGGATCCAAGCAGCTCACTTCGTTGTTAAATCGCAGCATTGGCTTTGCTTATGGCCCAGCACCCAGCAGCCCGCTTCAGCTTGATGATATGAGAAATTTCGACCATTACATCTTTACACAGACGACGCTGAGCGTGGGGGAAACTGTTCACGGACTTGGTGAACGTTTTGGCGCTTTCAATAAGGTGGGCCAAAGCGTCAGTCTATGGAATGCAGACGGCGGTACGTCGTCGGACCAGGCTTATAAGAACATATCTTTTTGGCTGAGTAGCCGCGGTTATGGCGTGTTTATTGATACTCCGGATCATGTTGAGCTTGAAATTGGCAGCGAACGGTCATGCCGTGTACAGACAAGCGTGAAAGGACAACGTCTCAAATGGTATCTGATTTACGGACCCTCGCCAAAAGAAGTTCTCTATAAATACACGATTTTAACGGGCAGGGCCGGCCGGGTTCCTAGCTGGAGCTTCGGCTTGTGGCTTTCGACGTCGTTTACAACAAGCTATGACGAGAAAACTGTCTCCTCGTTTTTAGAGGGGATGAAAAGCCGTGATATTCCGGTTGAAGTCTTTCATTACGACTGCTTCTGGTTGAAGGCGTTTCATTGGTGCGATTTCGTGTTTGACACCGAGATGTTTCCCGATCCCAAAGGCATGATAAGTCGGATTAAAGCCAGTGGACTTGTCAAAAAGGTCTGCGTCTGGACTAATCCTTATCTTGGCCAAGCGTCGCCTGTTTTTAAGATGGCAGCAGAGAAAGGTTATCTACTGAAACGCAAAAATGGCGACGTTTGGCAGACTGATCTCTGGCAGGCTGGAATGGGGCTTATTGACTTTACAAACCCTGAAGCTACCAAATGGTTTACCGGCTGCATGGAGCAACTCTTTAATACGGGTATCGATTCCATCAAGACGGATTTTGGAGAGAGAATCCCGACAGGCGATGTCCAATGGTACGATGAAAACGTGGACCCGTCAAAGATGCACAACTACTATTCGTTTATTTACAACAAGATTGTATATGAGGCTTTACAAAAACGATACGGCGAGAATGAAGCAGTTCTCTTTGCACGATCTTCAACCGCCGGTTCACAACGTTTCCCACTACAGTGGGGTGGTGACTGCGAGTCAACCCCCGAAGCAATGGCAGAATCGCTTCGTGGGGGGGTTATCCCTTGGCCTATgtggtttttctttttggagcGTGGATATCG CCGTCTTCATGGTAGCAACAGCTACCGCGTCCCATGGACAATTGACAACGACGACCAAGGAGAACAGAGCTCTTCAAAAACATTGGCAAGATGGACTGCTCTAAAGGCTCGCCTTATGCCTTACCTCTATGCACAAGCCATGGAAGCTATTGCTGGTGGCCTTCCGCTGAGTGTCCGCGCCATGTGCCTTGAGTTTCCAGATGATCCAACTTCCTGGTATTTGGATCGCCAATTCATGATTGGATCAAAATTGCTAGTAGCTCCAATCTTTGAAGAATCAGGGGAAGTAGAGTTCTACTTACCTGAGGGACGGTGGACGAATTTTTTCACAGGCGAAGTGAAATCGGGGCCTAGATGGGTGAGGGAAACTCACGACTTCGATACGCTACCATTCTATGTGCGTGAAAATACTGTATTAGTTTTGGGCAAAGAAGGTGAACGACGGACAGTATATGACTACGTCAAGGACGTCGAGGTTCGTCTATATCATGTTAACGCCGGAGCTAAGGCGAACCTCGTGGATAGTGACGGTAACTCAAAGGGCACTTTGGAAGTGGATTCTAATAATGATCTCGTGGGCCAGGATCTTCTTCAGAGCGGAACAAATGTTCTGGTCATATCAAAATAA
- a CDS encoding uncharacterized protein (antiSMASH:Cluster_2.2~SMCOG1193:glutathione S-transferase), with protein sequence MSQPIEFWSHKIGPNPWKNVIVFEELGIPYTTNFLDFGDNEGGVEHPDFLKKNAAGRVPLINDPATGMILTESNVINHYLVDHYDKSHIFATNSEQDKYLVDKYLGFQSSAQAPFFAQTLQLKRKGNADGVVHFQNLVKRTLRTVDDELEGKEYLVGGKCTLADLAFVPWDLMLDAVLQGDAEAETAQARQQLFPNWYRWHTKIVQRPSVQKMITLKKEANSN encoded by the exons ATGAGTCAACCAATAGAATTTTGGTCGCATA AAATTGGGCCGAATCCTTGGAAGAA TGTAATTGTCTTCGAGGAACTGGGCATTCCATACACAACCAACTTTCTGGACTTTGGTGATAACGAAGGAGGCGTCGAGCACCCTGATTTCCTCAAGAAGAACGCTGCAGGACGAGTCCCGCTCATAAACGATCCCGCAACTG GTATGATTCTGACAGAATCTAACGTTATTAACCACTATTTGGTCGACCATTATGACAAAAGCCACATATTCGCCACCAACTCAGAGCAAGATAAGTATCTCGTTGATAAATATCTCGGTTTTCAGAGTAGTGCACAAGCTCCGTTTTTCGCTCAG ACACTTCAACTGAAGAGAAAGGGCAACGCAGATGGAGTTGTTCATTTCCAGAATCTCGTAAAGAGGACTCTTCGGACCGTTGATGACGAGCTGGAAGGGAAAGAATACCTCGTAGGCGGCAAATGCACCCTAGCGGATCTGGCCTTCGTCCCATGGGATCTCATGTTGGACGCTGTCCTTCAAGGagacgccgaggccgagactGCCCAGGCCAGACAGCAGCTATTCCCTAATTGGTACAGATGGCACACCAAGATCGTTCAGAGGCCGAGTGTTCAGAAAATGATTACcttgaagaaggaggctAATTCCAACTGA
- a CDS encoding uncharacterized protein (TransMembrane:9 (o15-32i44-68o74-93i105-124o130-151i163-181o201-227i239-261o297-313i)), which translates to MSEVIEPQPPSRRRVALTVLFHSTCAILSTILSKSALNGIDAPVTLLAFQTTVQVVLLTTIGCFTKWITLSRPVSAWVALLPLTAARLVGILAKTYCLASVNASVYQIARGLLLPFTLILSLIVLRPRPYYPPLSLGGCALVMAGFGAGMASDYSQMLTSGKGVLLGVISSFTTAVESVVVKRFLGKSSEGMWQMVWMSNVMAIAFYLPLLLLSGEMGTTVAVLSSAETPDASATAHQFLGTAVLTGVAGFLLTIATFMQLEVTSPTTHMIVTAARGVAQSSVAVITLGEPLTANRAGSMALILSGSALYGWAKDRYAHSKKDQTYLPVSQDAQLETLNKEGR; encoded by the exons ATGAGTGAGGTCATAGAGCCCCAACCGCCGTCCCGGCGCCGAGTTGCTCTGACGGTGCTCTTCCATTCCACCTGTGCGATCTTGAGTACGATTCTCTCCAAGTCAGCACTGAATGGTATCGATGCCCCTGTGACACTGCTCGCCTTCCAGACAACAGTACAAGTTGTTCTGCTCACTACTATCGGCTGCTTTACGAAGTGGATTACGTTGTCAAGGCCCGTTTCG GCATGGGTTGCACTTCTTCCACTCACTGCTGCTCGACTTGTCGGCATCCTCGCCAAGACGTACTGCTTGGCTTCGGTTAACGCTTCCGTCTACCAGATCGCTCGCGGTCTCCTGCTCCCATTTACTCTAATTCTATCGCTTATTGTACTTCGACCGCGCCCATACTATCCGCCACTGTCACTTGGCGGCTGTGCTTTGGTCATGGCCGGCTTCGGCGCCGGAATGGCATCTGATTATAGCCAGATGCTAACAAGCGGGAAAGGCGTATTGCTTGGAGTTATCTCGAGTTTCACTACAGCTGTTGAGTCCGTGGTTGTAAAGCGCTTTCTCGGAAAAAGCAGCGAGGGAATGTGGCAGATGGTCTGGATGTCGAATGTCATGGCTATTGCATTTTatctgccgctgctcctTCTGTCCGGAGAAATGGGAACTACGGTAGCTGTTCTGAGCTCAGCGGAGACGCCTGATGCATCTGCTACTGCCCATCAGTTTCTAGGCACTGCGGTGTTGACCGGTGTTGCCGGATTTCTACTCACAATAGCCACCTTCATGCAGCTTGAGGTTACCAGCCCAACTACGCACATGATTGTAACAGCCGCACGAGGAGTAGCCCAGAGCTCCGTCGCCGTCATAACTCTGGGAGAGCCGTTGACTGCCAACCGTGCTGGCAGCATGGCTCTGATCTTGAGTGGAAGTGCCCTATATGGCTGGGCTAAAGATCGTTATGCACACAGCAAAAAGGACCAGACTTATCTGCCAGTTTCTCAGGATGCACAGCTTGAGACGCTGAACAAAGAGGGCCGGTGA